GCATACTTCCCAATGACTGATAGCAGTAACTCTGGAATTATTATGCCAACTTATAACGATAGTAATCAAAGAGGTTTTTCGCTTCAAAATGGCGGTTATTATTTTGCACTGAGTGATAGTTATGATTTGGCTGTTTTAGGCGATTATTACACGAACGGAAGTTATGGATTACGATTCCAAAGTACTTATGCTAAAAGGTATAGGTTTAATGGTAATGTGAATTTCAGATATGAAAACTTAGTCAATAGCGAACGTGGATTTCCTGATTATATCCGAACAACAATTTATAATATTCAATGGTCGCATTCACAAGATGCAAAAGCAAACCCAAGTTCAAGGTTTTCAGCATCTGTTAATTTAGGAAGTAGCCAATATTTTAGGCAATCCGTTAACCAAATTAATAATGGTTCGCAATTGAATAATACTTTAAGCTCTTCTATCTCATATTCTAAGACATTTAATTCTATTCCTCAAGTCAATCTTTCTTTGACTGCAACGCATCAACAAAATACAAATACACAACAAATCAACATGACTTTGCCTACACTTCAAGCAAGTGTAGATCGAATTTTCCCTTTTGCACCTGCTGATGGAATTAAAAAAGGATTAATAAAAAACATAAACTTTCAATATAATTTAAGAGGCGAAAACAGAATTGCTACAACTGATTCATTATTTTTTAAATCAGAAATGTTTAGAGATGCTAAGTTAGGTTTTCAACATTCAATCCCTTTGAGTACTAACTTTAAATTATTCAAATATTTCAGTGCCTCTTCATCGGTTAATTATAATGAAGTTTGGTATTTCAAAACAATTCAAAGACAATATTCAGATACACAAAATACCGTTGTAGATACTGAAGTTCCTGGATTTGATGCTTATAGAACGTATTCTTTTTCGACTGGAGTCGGAACTACTATTTATGGAACATTTAATTTCAAAAAAGGTAAAAGACTACAGGCAATAAGACATGTTATGCGTCCAAATGTAACTTATAGCTACACACCAAGCTTTTCAAATTATTACGACACTTATGATCCCGACGGAAGTGGAACAATTAGAAAAGATTATACACGTTTTGAAGGTGGAATTTTTGGAGCACCTGGTAAAACGATGTCAAATAACTTAAGCTTCTCTTTAAACAATACTTTTGAAGCAAAAGTAACCGATAAAGATTCTACCAAAACAGAGCCTAAAAAAATAATGTTATTAAACAATTTAAACCTATCAACCAGTTATGACATGACTGCTGATTCTTTAAAATTGGCTCCATTGAGAGTAAGCGCAGGAACGCAATTATTCAAACAAAAACTTGACATTAATTTTGCCACAACACTTGATCCCTATGCCATCAATAATGCAGGTAGAAGAATTGATACATGGAATATTGACAATGGAGGAAGTTTGTTCAGAATGACTAGTGCAAATGTTACCATGAATTACCGGTTTTCAAGTCAAGAACTCGAAGGAAAAGAAAAGGATAATAAAACAGGTAAACAAAATGGTGGAAGAGAAGATGATTTATTTGGAAAAAACACTGACATTGGTGACCGAAGGGAAAGCCAATTTGATGATAATGAAACCGACAACAAAGCGCCAACGGAGTTTTTTAAATACAAATTGCCCTTTGATTTAACTTTTGCCTATTCCCTAACCTATTCAAATGTAAACCGGGAAAGCAAAATCACTGGAAACTCCCTAATGGTTTCTATGAATACCGATTTGACTCCTAAATGGAAGATTGGGGTTTCCTCTGGATATGATTTTGTTCAACAAGGTGTTACTTTTACTCAGCTTCGTTTTGAACGCGATTTACTAAGTTGGCGTATGGATTTTAACTGGTCGCCATTTGGACAAAATGCAAACTGGGGATTCTTTATTGGAATAAAATCAGGAGTATTGAGCGATATCAAATGGGATAAGCGAAACTTACCAGACAGAGTTTTAAGATAATATATTATGAAAAAAATAATTTTTACAACCAAAGCACCTGCACCAATCGGACCTTACAATCAAGCAGTACTAATCAATGACACACTTTATACTTCGGGACAAATTGCGTTACATCCTGAAACGATGGAATTGGTTATGGACAACATTGAAGCTGAAACCAAACAAGTAATGGAAAACATGAAAGCGGTTCTTGAAGCTGCCGAAATGACTTTTGATAACGTAATTAAAACCACCATTTTCATCATGAACATGAATGATTTTGGAAGAATAAATACCGTTTACGGAAATTATTTTGACGAAAAAACAGCACCCGCCAGAGAAACTGTTCAAGTGGCTTGTTTACCAAAAAATGTAAACGTAGAAATCTCTATGATTGCGGTGAAATAATTGTAACTTCGCAATTCTAATTTTATCAAGGCATAAAAATGGAATTCTTTCATCTTTTCTCTATCCTAATTGTACTTTCTGCTGTATTTGCTTATATTAATTTCAAGTATTTAAAATTGCCAAATGCAATTGGTTTAATGCTTGTTTCATTAATTTTTTCTTTGGGAATTTTGTCGCTGAGGAACTTTTTTCCAGAAATGAAAATTCGTATTGCAAATCAGTTAAGTTCCATAAATTTTAGTGAATTATTACTTGAAGGCATGCTTAGTTTTATGCTTTTCGCTGGAGCTATTCACATTAAATATGCAGATTTGAAGTCTGAAAAACTAAGCATTATGCTTTTTTCAACCATAAGTGTTGTTTTAAGTACAGTAATCATTGGTTATGCTTCGTTTTACCTATTAAATGGTTTTGGGTTAGAAGTTGACTTAGTAAATTCGATGCTTTTTGGTGCCTTAATTTCTCCAACAGATCCAATTGCAGTGTTGAGTATTCTAAAAAGTGCTGGTGTTTCTAAATCATTAGAAACAAAAATTGCAGGAGAATCATTGTTTAATGATGGTGTTGCTGTTGTGGTTTTTATAACAATTCTACAATTGAGCAAACCCGAAGTTGATACTTCATTTCTCAGTGTGATTACTTTGTTTGGACAAGAAGCTGTTGGCGGAATTATTCTAGGATTAGGTATTGGATGGCTTGGTTATAGATTGGTTGCAAGCATTGATAATTATCAGGTAGAAGTATTAATTACTTTAGCAGTTGTTATGGGTGGATATACTTTAGCTCATTACATTCACGTTTCAGGTCCATTGGCTATGGTTGTTGCCGGATTAATTACTGGAAATCATGGTAAAACCTACGGTATGTCTGATACCACAGCTGAATATGTAGATAAATTTTGGGAATTAATGGATGAAATATTGAATGCTATTTTATTTGTTTTAATTGGATTGGAATTATTGATAATTGAAACAAATAAAACCTTCTTTATAGTTTCATTTATATTAATAGGAATCATTTTAATTACACGATATATCTCTGTTTACATACCTTCAATTTTCATCCGATTGAAAGAAAAAATGACACGTCATACCTTAATCATTTTAACTTGGGGTGGATTACGTGGTGGAATTTCAATAGCATTAGCTTTATCTATTCCAGTGAATTTAAATCGTGATATTTGGGTAACGATTACCTACGTAGTGGTTTGTTTCTCAATACTCATACAAGGAATGACCATTGGAAAGGTAGCAAAAAATTCAGATTAAATAAATATAAAAACCATTTCGATTTGAAATGGTTTTTATTTTTTAAGAATACATCTTCTTGCGTAATTCTTTTATTTTATCATCTTCAAGATATTCATCAAACGTCATATAACGGTCGATAACACCATTTGGAGTTACTTCTAAAACTCTGTTAGCAACGGTTTGTGCAAACTCGTGGTCATGTGTTGTAAACAATACCGAACCTTTAAAGTTTTTTAATGAATTATTGAAAGCTGTAATTGATTCTAAGTCTAGGTGATTTGTTGGCTCATCAAGCATTAAAACATTCGCACGAATCATCATCATTCTTGATAACATACAACGTACTTTTTCTCCTCCCGAAAGAACTGTACATTTTTTCAAAGCCTCTTCTCCTGAGAAAATCATTTTTCCTAAAAAGCCACGAACATAAACCTCATCGCGTTCTTCTTCGGTTTTTGCCCATTGACGTAACCAGTCAACTAAGTTTAAACTTCCATCTGTAAAGAATTCGCTATTGTCGTTTGGTAAATAGGATTGCGTGGTAGTAATTCCCCAATCAAAGGTTCCTGAATCGGCTTTTAGGTTGTTATTTAATATTTCATAAAAAGCCGTTGTAGCACGTGAATCTTTTGAAAATACAACAATCTTATCGCCTTTTGCCATGTTTAAATCCACATTTTTAAACAATACTTCACCATCAACCGAAGCTGATAGATTTTGAACGTTTAAAATTTGGTCACCAGCTTCACGCTCTGTATCAAAAATAATGGCAGGATAACGTCGGCTTGATGGTTTAATTTCATCAAGATTTAGTTTTTCAATCATCTTTTTACGAGAAGTTGCTTGTTTTGACTTAGCAACGTTAGCCGAAAAACGACGAATAAATTCTTCCAATTCTGCTTTTTTCTCTTCGGCTTTTTTGTTTTGTTGTGCTTTTTGTCTTGCCGCTAATTGACTTGATTCGTACCAAAACGTATAGTTTCCTGAATAATGATTAATTTTTCCAAAATCAATATCTGAAATGTGCGTACAAACTGCATCTAAAAAGTGACGGTCGTGCGAAACAACAATTACTGTATTTTCATAATTAGCCAAGAAATTTTCTAACCACGAAATGGTTTCAAAATCCAAGTCGTTAGTTGGCTCATCCATTACTAACACATCAGGATTTCCAAAAAGTGCTTGTGCCAAAAGCACACGAACTTTCATTTTCCCTTCCAATTCACTCATTAAAGTGTAGTGCATATCAGGTTGAATTCCTAAATTGGATAGCATTGCGCCTGCATCCGACTCGGCATTCCATCCATTCATTTCTTCAAATTGCACTTGCAACTCACCTATTCTATCGGCATTTTTATCATCATAATCAGCATACAAAGCATCCATTTCAGCTTTTACTGCAAACAAAACTTTGTTTCCCATCATTACTGTTTCTAAAACCGTATGTTCGTCAAACATATTGTGATTTTGATTCAAAACTGACATACGTTTTCCTGGTTCAAGAATTACTCTACCAGAAGTTGGGTCAATATCTCCAGCAAGAATCTTTAGAAAAGTAGATTTTCCAGCGCCATTTGCACCAATTACTCCATAGCAATTGCCTTGTGTAAATGTGGTGTTTACCTCGTCAAATAATATTCTTTTACCAAATTGAACTGATAAATTAGAAACTGTTAACATGAAAGTGTTTGTTTTTAAAATTGTGGTGCAAAAGTAGTGAATTGTTATTAGATTTCTAACAACAATTAATTTCCTCCACCTAATGCTTTATATAAAGTAATTACTGCGTTTAGTTGTTTATATTTGTTATCAATATAATTTATTTCTGTATTCAAAGCATTGTCTTTAGCAGTAAGCACTTCCAAATAAGTTACCATACCATATTGAAGTAATTCATCTGAATAGTTTGCTGCATTTTTTAAAGCTTCGACTTGATTTTTTCTGATAGACAATTTTTTTGTTTCATTTTCATAATTAGCTAATGCGTCTGAAACTTCTTTTCCGGCTACCAACAATGATTTTTCAAACTGTAAATATGCTTTTTGTTGGTTTGCTTTAGCAACTTCTAAACGAGTTTTATTTTGTCTTTGATTGAATATTGGTTGTGTAATTCCTCCTATTAAAGTAGCAAATATTGAATTGGTACTGAACCATTCTTTCAATTCTAAACTTTGAAAACCACCCGTTGCGCTTAATGTTAACGATGGATAAAAATAACTTCTAGCAACATTTGTTAATTCAAAAGCATTTCTAAAATTTAATTCCGCAGCAACAACATCCGGTCTTTTACTTAAAAGTAATGATGGCAAACCAGCTTTGATTTCAGCATCAATTGTTTGATTAGCAAAAACTCCTCTTTCTACAGCACTTGCAGGTTTTCCTAATAATTGATTAAAAGAACTTTCTAGTACTTTAATATTATAATTTAAATCTTCAATAATAATCTCAACCGCATATTTTTGAGCTTCAGTTTGTTTAACAGCTACTTCATTTACACTTCCCGATTTTTTTAAAGCCTTAATAACCTCAACACTTGAATTTCTGTTTTCTAATGTTGATTTGGCAACTTTAATTTGTTCATCTAAAGCCAATAATTGATAATATAACGAAGCAACATTAGCTACTAATTCAGTTTGAATAGCTTGCTTAGCCACGGCTGATTCTAAATATTTAGCCGCAGAAGCACGTTTTGTACTTCTAATTTTACCCCAAATATCGGCTTCCCATGATAATTTTGTAGAAAATTCAAATTGCTCAATTGAACCATTAAATATACTTCCAAACTGACTGTTTTTTGCCAATTCTTGATGAGTAGCTGTTGCGGTTGCATTAATACTTGGAAGATAACCCGCTTTGCTTTGCTTTAAAGTTGCTTCAGCTGCTGCCATATTTTGCAAAGCAATTTTCATGTCTAAATTATTCTGAATGGCTTCTTGAATGTAACCTTGAAGCTTTTCATCGGTGAATAGTTTATTCCAAGATAGCATTGCTAAAGAAGTACTATCTGCAACTTGTTCAGTTCTATAAAGATTATCTGTTTTTACTTCAGGTGTTTTATATTCCTTAGCTACAAAACAAGATTGTAGTAACAATGCAGTTAATAAAAGAACACTACCTTTAATTATATTTTTCTTTTTCATGATTCTTAATTATAAAATTTCAACATCATTAATTGAAGGTTTTCCACTAATTCGTTCTTGTAAATTTTGAAAAACAATGAACAATACTGGAATAACAAAAACTCCCAAAATTGTTCCGATTAACATTCCACCAATAGCACCTGTTCCGATAGCTTTGTTTCCAACAGCACCAGCACCTTTTGCTAACATTAATGGTAATAATCCTAATATGAATGCAAATGATGTCATTAAAATTGGTCGTAAACGAGCTACAGCACCTTGAATGGCTGCTTGAGCAACTGTAGCACCATTTCGTCTTGCATTTGCGGAAAATTCTACAATTAAAATTGCATTCTTGGCCAATAATCCAATAAGCATAATCAATGTAATTTGAAGGTAAATATTATTACTCACACCAAAGAAGAAAGCAAATAAATAAGCACCCGCCAAACCAATAGGTAGTGAAAATAATACTGCAAACGGTAAAATATAACTTTCGTATTGTGCTGCTAACAAGAAAAACACAAATACCAAACACAGCATGAAAATAAACAAGGTTTGTCCACCAGCGCTTATTTCTTCACGAGTCATTCCCGAGAATTCATATCCATAACCAACAGGTAGACTTTGACTTGCTACTTCTTCGATTGCTCTAATAGCATCACCAGTGGTATAACCATCATTTGGTACACCTTGAATTTTTACTGAAGTAAATAAATTAAAACGGTCAATAGCTTGCGGCCCAAAAACTTTTTTAAGCGTTATAAATTGTGTGATTGGCGCCATTTGTCCTGAGTTAGTTCTAACTTTTATTTTATTCAACGATTCTGGATCGCTTCTAAAATTTGGATCAGCTTGATAAATTACACGATATTGTTTTCCGAATTTATTAAAGTTCGAAGCATAAACTCCTCCATAATATCCTTGCATTGTTCCGAGGACATCGGAAACAGTTAATCCATATTTTTTAATGTTTGGTACATTCAAATCTATTCTGTACTGAGGATAATTTGGAGAAAATGAAGTTGCCGCATACTTAATCTCAGGTCGACCATTCAAATCAGCTAAAAACTTATTATTTACTGTACTTAATTCTTGAATTGTTCCTCCTTTTTGGTCTTGCAACTGAAACTCAAATCCACTTGTAAAACCAAATCCAACAATTGTAGGACGAGCAAAATAAAGAACTTTTGCATCCTTAACTGCAGCTGAACGTTTGAATAATTCCTGAACTACTGCTGATACTTCTTGAGTTGCATCTTTTCTTTCTGCCCAAGGTTTTAGCTTTACGATAACCATTCCATAATTACTCCCCGTTCCACTGATCAAACTTCTACCCGAAATACGTAGAACTTCTTTTATTTCTGGAATATCTTTTACTTTATTTTCTATTTGTAACAAAACTGATTCTGTTCGCTCCAAAGATGTTCCTGGCGGAAGCGACACATCTGATAATATTGCTCCAGTATCTTCATTTGGCACAAAAGCTTTAGGTGTAATGTTTAACAGTAAAGCAAAAATTCCAGCAAAAAGAGCTATTCCTGCAAAAGCTAACCATTTGCGCTTTATAAAAAATTCAACTGATTTTTTATATTTAGCAGTTGTAGTTTCAAACCCAGTATTAAAAGCGCTGTAAAAACGTTGTACAAAACCTTTTTTCTTTTCTTCACCATGCGGTTTTAGAAAAATAGCACACAAAGCCGGTGATAATGTCAATGCATTTATTGCTGACAAAACAATTGAAACAGCTAATGTTAGTCCAAATTGCTTATAGAAAACACCCGCTGAACCACTAATAAACGAAACTGGAATAAACACTGCTGACATTACCAAAGTAATAGAAATAATAGCACCGCTAATTTCACTCATTGCGTTGTGAGCTGCTTTTTTAGGATTATGTTCACCTGCTTCCATTTTGGCATGAACAGCTTCAACTACTACAATCGCATCGTCTACAACAATTCCAACTGCTAGAACAAGAGCAAATAATGTCAATAAATTTATAGTGAATCCAAATAAATTCAGGAAAAAGAACGTTCCTACAATAGCAACTGGAACTGAAATAGCTGGAATTAATGTTGAACGCCAATCTTGTAAAAAGATAAACACAACGATAAATACTAACAAGAATGCTTCAATTAATGTACGAACCACTTTAGACATTGACTCGCTTAAAAAATCATTTGCATTAATCAAAGTTACATAATTTACACCTTTAGGGAAATTTACTTTTGCACCTTCAATAACTTTTAATGAACCTTCAATAACATCTTGAGCATTAGAACCAGCTGTTTGTGCAACTGCAACGGCTATTGACTGATTTCCATTTGTAGTTGCATTACTTGCATAATTTACAGAACCCAATTCAACCCTAGCAACATCTGACAAACGAAGTACTTCCCCATTTGGTGTAGAACGAATTACTATTTGTTCAAATTCTTCTGTGCTTTGTAATCTTCCTTTGTATTTTAATGCATATTGAAATGATTGACTGCTGTTTTCGCCTAATTGTCCCGGAGCAGCTTCAATATTTTGTTCAGCCAAAAGTGCTGTTATATCAGCAGGAACTAATCCATAAGAAGCCATTATATCTGGCTTAAGCCAAATACGCATCGAATAATCTTTCTGTCCGAATATCATTGCTTCTCCAACACCTGGAACACGTTTAATTTTTGGAATTATATTGATGTTCGCATAGTTTTGAAGAAAAGTTGCATCATAAGTTGGGTTTTCGCTGTAAAGTGAGAAAATCAAAATGTTGTCACTTTGTCTTTTTGCAGTAGTAACTCCAGCTCTTGTAACTTCTTGCGGTAGTAAAGGAGTTGCTCTTGCTACACGATTTTGAACATTAACCGCAGCTAAATCTGGATTTGTTCCTAATTTAAAGTAAATGTTTATGGAAGCTGAACCATCATTGTTAGATGTTGAAGTCATGTAAGTCATGTCTTCAACTCCATTAATTTGTTCTTCTAATGGAATTACAACTGAATTCATAACTACTTCAGCACTTGCACCTTGATAACTTGCGGAAACTGTTACCGTTGGCGGTGCAATTTCTGGATATTGGGAAACGGGAAGCGAAATCAACCCGAGTATTCCCAAAATAACAATGATTATCGAAATCACCGTTGATAATACTGGTCTATCAATAAATTTTGAAAACATATTTATTATTTCAAATGTTAGTTAAAGTCAATTATTTTGTTTCAGGAGTAATAACGGAGTTAAAATCTACGACTTCAGGTTTTATTGGTGTTCCTT
The window above is part of the Flavobacterium sp. PMTSA4 genome. Proteins encoded here:
- a CDS encoding putative LPS assembly protein LptD, which translates into the protein MQRNLFYIVFLTIFLTFGNGKTYSQELPKKETSFPAKNQDTKPENKEKLVVTDTVKIDSIVKKKPLLEDIIRRKAVDYEKIDQKKKQITLYNQAEVYYQDIELKSGIIVIDYQKNEVYAGRIKDSTGKYTQLPVFKQGSNVVEPDSIRFNFKTKKALIWNSRTEQGEFKVKAGITKRENDSVYYMKGARFTTAKDIENPEYYFQTNKVKFVPGKKVVIGLTNMVIADVPTPIALPFAYFPMTDSSNSGIIMPTYNDSNQRGFSLQNGGYYFALSDSYDLAVLGDYYTNGSYGLRFQSTYAKRYRFNGNVNFRYENLVNSERGFPDYIRTTIYNIQWSHSQDAKANPSSRFSASVNLGSSQYFRQSVNQINNGSQLNNTLSSSISYSKTFNSIPQVNLSLTATHQQNTNTQQINMTLPTLQASVDRIFPFAPADGIKKGLIKNINFQYNLRGENRIATTDSLFFKSEMFRDAKLGFQHSIPLSTNFKLFKYFSASSSVNYNEVWYFKTIQRQYSDTQNTVVDTEVPGFDAYRTYSFSTGVGTTIYGTFNFKKGKRLQAIRHVMRPNVTYSYTPSFSNYYDTYDPDGSGTIRKDYTRFEGGIFGAPGKTMSNNLSFSLNNTFEAKVTDKDSTKTEPKKIMLLNNLNLSTSYDMTADSLKLAPLRVSAGTQLFKQKLDINFATTLDPYAINNAGRRIDTWNIDNGGSLFRMTSANVTMNYRFSSQELEGKEKDNKTGKQNGGREDDLFGKNTDIGDRRESQFDDNETDNKAPTEFFKYKLPFDLTFAYSLTYSNVNRESKITGNSLMVSMNTDLTPKWKIGVSSGYDFVQQGVTFTQLRFERDLLSWRMDFNWSPFGQNANWGFFIGIKSGVLSDIKWDKRNLPDRVLR
- a CDS encoding RidA family protein, with product MKKIIFTTKAPAPIGPYNQAVLINDTLYTSGQIALHPETMELVMDNIEAETKQVMENMKAVLEAAEMTFDNVIKTTIFIMNMNDFGRINTVYGNYFDEKTAPARETVQVACLPKNVNVEISMIAVK
- a CDS encoding cation:proton antiporter: MEFFHLFSILIVLSAVFAYINFKYLKLPNAIGLMLVSLIFSLGILSLRNFFPEMKIRIANQLSSINFSELLLEGMLSFMLFAGAIHIKYADLKSEKLSIMLFSTISVVLSTVIIGYASFYLLNGFGLEVDLVNSMLFGALISPTDPIAVLSILKSAGVSKSLETKIAGESLFNDGVAVVVFITILQLSKPEVDTSFLSVITLFGQEAVGGIILGLGIGWLGYRLVASIDNYQVEVLITLAVVMGGYTLAHYIHVSGPLAMVVAGLITGNHGKTYGMSDTTAEYVDKFWELMDEILNAILFVLIGLELLIIETNKTFFIVSFILIGIILITRYISVYIPSIFIRLKEKMTRHTLIILTWGGLRGGISIALALSIPVNLNRDIWVTITYVVVCFSILIQGMTIGKVAKNSD
- a CDS encoding ABC-F family ATP-binding cassette domain-containing protein, encoding MLTVSNLSVQFGKRILFDEVNTTFTQGNCYGVIGANGAGKSTFLKILAGDIDPTSGRVILEPGKRMSVLNQNHNMFDEHTVLETVMMGNKVLFAVKAEMDALYADYDDKNADRIGELQVQFEEMNGWNAESDAGAMLSNLGIQPDMHYTLMSELEGKMKVRVLLAQALFGNPDVLVMDEPTNDLDFETISWLENFLANYENTVIVVSHDRHFLDAVCTHISDIDFGKINHYSGNYTFWYESSQLAARQKAQQNKKAEEKKAELEEFIRRFSANVAKSKQATSRKKMIEKLNLDEIKPSSRRYPAIIFDTEREAGDQILNVQNLSASVDGEVLFKNVDLNMAKGDKIVVFSKDSRATTAFYEILNNNLKADSGTFDWGITTTQSYLPNDNSEFFTDGSLNLVDWLRQWAKTEEERDEVYVRGFLGKMIFSGEEALKKCTVLSGGEKVRCMLSRMMMIRANVLMLDEPTNHLDLESITAFNNSLKNFKGSVLFTTHDHEFAQTVANRVLEVTPNGVIDRYMTFDEYLEDDKIKELRKKMYS
- a CDS encoding TolC family protein, which encodes MKKKNIIKGSVLLLTALLLQSCFVAKEYKTPEVKTDNLYRTEQVADSTSLAMLSWNKLFTDEKLQGYIQEAIQNNLDMKIALQNMAAAEATLKQSKAGYLPSINATATATHQELAKNSQFGSIFNGSIEQFEFSTKLSWEADIWGKIRSTKRASAAKYLESAVAKQAIQTELVANVASLYYQLLALDEQIKVAKSTLENRNSSVEVIKALKKSGSVNEVAVKQTEAQKYAVEIIIEDLNYNIKVLESSFNQLLGKPASAVERGVFANQTIDAEIKAGLPSLLLSKRPDVVAAELNFRNAFELTNVARSYFYPSLTLSATGGFQSLELKEWFSTNSIFATLIGGITQPIFNQRQNKTRLEVAKANQQKAYLQFEKSLLVAGKEVSDALANYENETKKLSIRKNQVEALKNAANYSDELLQYGMVTYLEVLTAKDNALNTEINYIDNKYKQLNAVITLYKALGGGN
- a CDS encoding efflux RND transporter permease subunit codes for the protein MFSKFIDRPVLSTVISIIIVILGILGLISLPVSQYPEIAPPTVTVSASYQGASAEVVMNSVVIPLEEQINGVEDMTYMTSTSNNDGSASINIYFKLGTNPDLAAVNVQNRVARATPLLPQEVTRAGVTTAKRQSDNILIFSLYSENPTYDATFLQNYANINIIPKIKRVPGVGEAMIFGQKDYSMRIWLKPDIMASYGLVPADITALLAEQNIEAAPGQLGENSSQSFQYALKYKGRLQSTEEFEQIVIRSTPNGEVLRLSDVARVELGSVNYASNATTNGNQSIAVAVAQTAGSNAQDVIEGSLKVIEGAKVNFPKGVNYVTLINANDFLSESMSKVVRTLIEAFLLVFIVVFIFLQDWRSTLIPAISVPVAIVGTFFFLNLFGFTINLLTLFALVLAVGIVVDDAIVVVEAVHAKMEAGEHNPKKAAHNAMSEISGAIISITLVMSAVFIPVSFISGSAGVFYKQFGLTLAVSIVLSAINALTLSPALCAIFLKPHGEEKKKGFVQRFYSAFNTGFETTTAKYKKSVEFFIKRKWLAFAGIALFAGIFALLLNITPKAFVPNEDTGAILSDVSLPPGTSLERTESVLLQIENKVKDIPEIKEVLRISGRSLISGTGSNYGMVIVKLKPWAERKDATQEVSAVVQELFKRSAAVKDAKVLYFARPTIVGFGFTSGFEFQLQDQKGGTIQELSTVNNKFLADLNGRPEIKYAATSFSPNYPQYRIDLNVPNIKKYGLTVSDVLGTMQGYYGGVYASNFNKFGKQYRVIYQADPNFRSDPESLNKIKVRTNSGQMAPITQFITLKKVFGPQAIDRFNLFTSVKIQGVPNDGYTTGDAIRAIEEVASQSLPVGYGYEFSGMTREEISAGGQTLFIFMLCLVFVFFLLAAQYESYILPFAVLFSLPIGLAGAYLFAFFFGVSNNIYLQITLIMLIGLLAKNAILIVEFSANARRNGATVAQAAIQGAVARLRPILMTSFAFILGLLPLMLAKGAGAVGNKAIGTGAIGGMLIGTILGVFVIPVLFIVFQNLQERISGKPSINDVEIL